From the Flavobacteriales bacterium genome, one window contains:
- a CDS encoding IS110 family transposase produces the protein MKHWIGIDVSKATLDVALLDERGTLTAEIKVENTTRSVKALLRRWTKEYTLVKGEYLACLEPTGYYGHALLEVLVELEIPTWLAHPNDIKQSIGMTRGKSDRVDALRIADYARRFQDKSRLFTADQLKMNKLKQLLSKRQNYVMRKTMHQRQIKDMNKLMDKGLRGPFTRFDKAQIKALDKVIKELEGMIEDTINAEPELSKRFELLKSVEGVGLILGSHLLALTDGFTRFTSPRQLACHAGCAPFENRSGTSIRGRTRVSHNANHTLKALLHVSVVGLIRFPGEFRAYYDRKVAEGKHKMLVFNAMRNKLIHRVCAVIRKGVPYEIRTPLAHVIE, from the coding sequence ATGAAACACTGGATCGGGATCGACGTGAGCAAGGCGACACTGGATGTGGCCCTGTTGGATGAACGCGGGACACTGACCGCAGAGATCAAGGTGGAGAACACCACCAGGAGCGTGAAGGCGCTACTGCGCCGATGGACCAAGGAGTACACACTGGTCAAAGGGGAATACCTGGCTTGCCTGGAGCCCACGGGCTACTACGGCCATGCGCTGCTGGAAGTGTTGGTGGAATTGGAGATCCCCACCTGGCTTGCTCATCCCAACGACATCAAGCAGAGCATTGGCATGACCCGGGGGAAGAGCGACCGGGTGGATGCGCTCAGGATCGCCGACTACGCCCGTCGCTTCCAAGACAAGTCACGGTTGTTCACGGCTGACCAGCTGAAAATGAACAAGCTCAAGCAGCTCTTGAGCAAGCGCCAGAACTACGTGATGCGCAAGACCATGCACCAGCGGCAGATCAAGGACATGAACAAGCTCATGGACAAGGGCCTGCGCGGGCCGTTCACCCGGTTCGACAAGGCACAGATCAAAGCGCTGGACAAGGTGATCAAGGAACTGGAAGGCATGATCGAGGACACCATCAACGCGGAGCCCGAATTGAGCAAGCGCTTCGAGCTGCTGAAGTCCGTGGAAGGCGTTGGGCTCATCCTGGGCTCACACCTGCTGGCCCTCACCGACGGCTTCACGCGGTTCACCTCACCGCGACAGCTAGCTTGCCATGCCGGCTGCGCACCCTTCGAGAACAGGTCAGGCACCAGCATCAGAGGGCGCACCCGCGTATCGCACAATGCCAACCATACGCTCAAGGCTCTACTGCATGTCTCGGTGGTCGGCCTCATCCGGTTCCCCGGTGAGTTCCGCGCCTACTACGACCGCAAGGTGGCCGAGGGAAAACACAAGATGCTTGTCTTCAACGCCATGCGCAACAAGCTCATCCACCGTGTCTGTGCCGTGATCCGAAAGGGCGTGCCTTACGAGATACGAACACCCCTTGCACACGTCATAGAATAA
- the maoP gene encoding DUF413 domain-containing protein yields MVSSERERHRALAARKEFTCPCEWRVFSAEELALIRRRGHWYRGLSEGTLTPLTEAQLTFVAAVHGEQKPEEPHAAAWWKVLHRLKLEQEHGPAMHSAYQIDADTFFNRDMVKHVRRTMGGVNLRENKRGDRVLRSADGHVPGDPCAGEVVRRNAKTYAAVRHPWHRMPPSTDGSAPVNTCG; encoded by the coding sequence ATGGTGAGCAGTGAGCGCGAACGGCATCGGGCTTTGGCGGCCCGGAAGGAGTTCACCTGTCCATGCGAATGGCGGGTGTTCAGCGCGGAGGAGCTGGCCCTCATCCGGCGCAGGGGCCATTGGTACCGGGGCCTCAGCGAAGGCACATTGACCCCGCTCACCGAGGCCCAACTCACCTTCGTGGCCGCCGTGCACGGCGAGCAGAAACCGGAGGAGCCTCACGCAGCCGCATGGTGGAAGGTCCTGCACCGCTTGAAGCTCGAACAGGAACACGGCCCCGCCATGCACAGTGCGTACCAGATCGACGCGGATACCTTTTTCAACCGGGATATGGTCAAGCACGTACGTCGCACCATGGGCGGCGTGAACCTGCGGGAGAATAAGCGAGGTGATCGTGTGCTGCGATCTGCGGATGGCCATGTTCCGGGCGATCCGTGTGCAGGGGAAGTGGTACGCCGCAATGCGAAGACCTATGCGGCCGTCCGACATCCATGGCACCGGATGCCCCCATCGACCGATGGTTCCGCCCCTGTGAACACATGTGGATAG
- a CDS encoding DUF559 domain-containing protein produces MDRYTRGRTAPDINTALVAIVPSRRDWELIRTQSWYRIPVRNAPAMVKDGRISHLAFYFPSEFGVEKYSIRWYAKVAGITIRKRKELLDEPQHRSAEQDYFVLAVEDLRPLPNPIHSRKPRRLLFAPTTLAKLLTAPEINFLFNDSPLENLLWNRLMDLGIPSERQYEVVVDPARFKIDIAVFCKERSLGLECDGDEVHMRRSAVEKDKRRSNILQSVGWSVMHFTTSALKNDLPGTLSLVQESVARCGGLWHPEDRPTH; encoded by the coding sequence GTGGATCGCTACACAAGGGGCCGGACGGCCCCGGACATCAACACCGCCCTCGTCGCCATCGTCCCCTCGCGGCGCGACTGGGAGTTGATCCGCACACAAAGTTGGTACCGCATCCCCGTACGCAACGCCCCGGCCATGGTGAAGGACGGCCGCATCTCCCACCTGGCCTTCTACTTCCCCAGCGAGTTCGGGGTGGAGAAGTACTCCATCCGTTGGTACGCGAAGGTGGCGGGCATCACCATCCGGAAGCGAAAAGAGCTGCTGGACGAGCCGCAGCACCGCAGCGCGGAGCAGGACTACTTCGTGCTGGCCGTGGAGGACCTGCGCCCGCTGCCCAACCCCATCCACAGCCGCAAACCGCGGCGGCTGCTCTTCGCGCCCACCACCCTCGCCAAACTGCTCACCGCCCCGGAGATCAACTTCCTGTTCAACGACAGCCCACTGGAGAACCTCCTGTGGAACCGACTGATGGACTTGGGCATTCCCAGTGAGCGGCAGTACGAGGTGGTGGTGGACCCGGCCCGGTTCAAGATCGACATCGCCGTGTTCTGCAAGGAGCGCTCCCTTGGTCTGGAGTGCGACGGCGACGAGGTGCATATGCGGCGCAGCGCGGTTGAGAAGGACAAGCGAAGGAGCAACATCCTGCAAAGCGTGGGGTGGAGCGTGATGCACTTCACCACCAGCGCCCTGAAGAACGACCTGCCCGGCACCTTGAGCTTGGTGCAGGAGAGCGTGGCCCGCTGCGGCGGCCTGTGGCATCCGGAGGACCGGCCCACCCATTGA
- a CDS encoding WYL domain-containing protein: MPTNKHALIRYQALDRCFRMRGKQYFWEDLLEAVNAALYEYTGKTKGIKRRQLFEDIKYMESDQGWAIPLERHTEGKRVWYRYEDPDFSINKRPLNEDEAQQLKEALLTLSRFKGMPQFEWVDELVARLEAGFGLRQGAERIIEFEENPYLKGSEHITTLFQAILGKQVLEVSYQGFKQAKPSKLRFHPYYLKQYNNRWFVFGLNEEFESLTNMALDRIQHVVVVKGKYEINEDIDFAEFFEDVVGVTVPDTEVQQVDIRVSMGLWPYIASKPLHGSQKVVRVVRAFTRALARVPALSP; encoded by the coding sequence ATGCCCACCAACAAACACGCCCTCATCCGGTACCAGGCGCTGGACCGCTGCTTCCGGATGCGTGGTAAGCAGTACTTCTGGGAGGATCTGTTGGAGGCTGTGAACGCAGCGCTGTATGAATACACGGGCAAAACCAAGGGCATCAAGCGCCGCCAGCTATTCGAGGACATCAAGTACATGGAGAGCGACCAAGGTTGGGCCATCCCCTTGGAGCGGCACACTGAGGGGAAGCGGGTGTGGTATAGGTATGAGGACCCAGACTTCTCCATCAACAAGCGCCCGCTGAACGAGGACGAGGCCCAACAACTCAAGGAGGCGCTCCTGACTCTGAGCCGCTTTAAGGGCATGCCGCAGTTCGAGTGGGTGGACGAGTTGGTGGCGCGCTTGGAGGCGGGCTTCGGCCTACGGCAAGGGGCGGAACGCATCATCGAGTTCGAGGAGAACCCCTACCTGAAGGGCAGTGAGCACATCACCACATTATTCCAAGCAATCCTTGGTAAGCAGGTGTTGGAGGTGAGCTATCAGGGCTTCAAGCAGGCCAAGCCAAGCAAGCTCCGCTTCCATCCCTACTACCTGAAGCAGTACAACAACCGTTGGTTCGTGTTCGGGCTCAACGAGGAGTTCGAGAGCCTCACCAACATGGCCTTGGACCGTATCCAGCACGTTGTGGTTGTCAAGGGGAAATACGAGATCAACGAGGACATTGACTTTGCCGAGTTCTTCGAGGATGTGGTGGGCGTGACGGTGCCGGATACCGAAGTGCAACAGGTGGACATCCGCGTGAGCATGGGGCTTTGGCCGTACATCGCGTCGAAACCGCTGCACGGCTCGCAAAAGGTTGTTCGCGTGGTTCGGGCATTCACCCGAGCGCTGGCCCGAGTTCCAGCATTATCACCATAG
- a CDS encoding arsenate reductase ArsC gives MRILVLCTGNSCRSQIAHGYLQHFTGPRAEVFSAGVETHGLNPRAIAVMKEDGVDINHHTSNHVDEYRDIVFDHVITVCDNAREHCPWFPTTARKHHRTFTDPAKVEGTEEEIMHAFRTVRDEIKTYCTDFIARHA, from the coding sequence ATGCGCATCCTCGTCCTCTGCACCGGCAATAGCTGCCGCAGCCAGATCGCACATGGCTATCTGCAGCATTTCACCGGACCACGTGCCGAGGTCTTCAGCGCCGGCGTGGAAACGCACGGCCTGAACCCGCGCGCCATCGCGGTGATGAAGGAGGATGGCGTGGACATCAACCACCACACGAGCAACCACGTGGATGAATACCGCGACATCGTCTTCGACCACGTGATCACCGTGTGCGATAATGCCAGGGAACACTGCCCCTGGTTCCCCACCACCGCGCGGAAGCACCACCGCACCTTCACCGACCCGGCGAAGGTGGAGGGCACGGAGGAGGAGATCATGCATGCGTTCCGCACGGTGCGCGACGAGATCAAGACCTATTGCACGGACTTCATCGCGCGGCACGCATGA
- a CDS encoding winged helix-turn-helix transcriptional regulator, translating into MGVTKTDLFTAQQNQLATWAKVLGHPARIAILQHLLKQNTCICGSLVEVLGLAQATISQHLRELKDAGLITGTVEGTSVCYCIDPKAWAKAEAAFARLFAAYKPIDTCC; encoded by the coding sequence ATGGGCGTCACCAAGACCGACCTCTTCACCGCACAGCAGAATCAGCTGGCCACCTGGGCCAAGGTGCTGGGCCATCCTGCCCGGATCGCCATCCTGCAGCACCTGCTGAAGCAGAACACCTGCATCTGCGGCAGTCTGGTGGAGGTGCTGGGGCTTGCGCAGGCCACCATCAGCCAGCACCTGCGCGAACTGAAGGACGCCGGCCTCATCACCGGCACCGTGGAGGGCACCAGCGTGTGCTACTGCATCGATCCCAAGGCCTGGGCCAAGGCGGAGGCCGCCTTCGCCAGGCTCTTCGCCGCCTACAAACCCATCGACACCTGCTGCTGA